A window from Triticum aestivum cultivar Chinese Spring chromosome 6D, IWGSC CS RefSeq v2.1, whole genome shotgun sequence encodes these proteins:
- the LOC123143837 gene encoding U-box domain-containing protein 35 isoform X1, translating into MLHTTPILTEAKRHDAAGKKAVALTAAMRRSGPKGRGSGGGEAEGKAAVAVDGDKSSQHALKWAADHVLSRSQPFFLVHVRRKNTALNPAGGKQFSTSHVQEDVAACFLAQLDLQTKELMLPFQCFCSRRGLQCRDVILDGTDVSKAIVDFVVKYNVDKIVLGASSKSAFARTIWKMDVATSVTKIAPNFCSVYVIAKGKLSTFRPATHAIDNDTSKEDTKSDAPGNGPLAVQSEPTPKFPGEEPSYRLMSTHAAAHIGTHFDEAAQHGNLKTLVRQKSADSHLSKTSSCPSEFIRVVNKQGNHLSPEYPENRRETLFLLNKDNEHPFQAPHEEYLGIDDNALSLEYNAYGSLTPTGECASSASNYQADDVKADLRQFQKRNGNMLRNYKELPLGTEDGTENLHAVYEREDGPLLGRQGAKPNSAARGPKQNLLTLETLSSDPQHRERITEEFMDHSAQKQVNPMLRRLPPKIFSPRNDRYAPAPEEKHKLELNSKPLPRPIETKRILECLPTRLECRLYNPKEIAKATNNFSEDLKVGEGGYGPVYKATLNNTPVAVKILHSNVTQGLKQFQQEIDLLNNLRHPNMVQLVGACPEYGCLIYEYMPNGSLEDRLYCRSNTPPLPWQLRFKISVELATGLLYLHQMKPEAFVHRDLKPGNILLGEDFVCKIADVGLARIIPRSMDDTKTQYRMTDAAGTFCYIDPEYQKTGLVSTKSDVYALGIIYLQMITAKDAMGLAYAVSDALEEGTFEDLLDSRVTGWPVEEAKRFAELALKCCELRHRDRPDLESVVLPELVRLHALSVPSEHPSVDQSHQRSASDKDLILIDGLSEILTEGSAKAGSFSA; encoded by the exons ATGTTGCACACCACTCCGATCTTGACGGAGGCCAAGCGGCACGACGCCGCGGGCAAGAAGGCGGTCGCCCTCACGGCCGCGATGAGGCGCTCGGGGCCCAAGGGGCGCGGCAGCGGAGGGGGCGAGGCGGAGGGGAAGGCGGCCGTCGCCGTCGACGGCGACAAGAGCAGCCAGCACGCGCTCAAGTGGGCCGCCGACCACGTCCTCTCCCGCTCCCAGCCCTTCTTCCTGGTCCACGTCCGCCGCAAGAACACCGCCCTCAACCCCGCCG GTGGGAAGCAGTTCTCCACGTCGCACGTGCAGGAGGATGTCGCGGCCTGTTTTCTTGCCCAGCTGGATCTTCAGACCAAAGAGCTGATGCTGCCTTTCCAATGCTTCTGCAGCAGAAGAGGG TTGCAATGCAGGGATGTCATTCTTGATGGAACAGATGTGTCAAAAGCTATTGTGGACTTTGTTGTAAAATATAATGTTGACAAGATTGTGCTGGGAGCATCATCTAAGAGTGCATTTGCAAG AacaatttggaaaatggatgtggcTACATCTGTTACAAAAATTGCACCAAACTTCTGTTCGGTGTATGTGATTGCAAAAGGAAAGTTGTCTACTTTTAGGCCAGCCACTCATGCAATCGACAATGATACAAGCAAAGAGGATACGAAATCTGATGCACCTGGCAATGGGCCTTTAGCTGTACAAA GTGAACCAACACCCAAGTTCCCTGGAGAAGAACCTTCTTACAG GCTGATGTCGACACACGCTGCTGCGCACATCGGTACCCATTTTGATGAAGCAGCACAACATGGCAACCTCAAGACACTAGTTCGACAGAAAAGTGCCGATTCACATCTTTCAAAAACATCTTCATGTCCAAGTGAATTCATAAGAGTTGTGAATAAACAAGGCAATCATTTGTCTCCAGAATATCCTGAGAATCGTAGAGAAACCTTGTTTTTGCTAAATAAGGACAATGAGCATCCATTCCAGGCTCCACATGAAGAATACTTGGGCATTGATGATAATGCACTTAGTCTTGAATATAATGCCTATGGCTCTTTAACCCCAACTGGAGAATGTGCTTCATCAGCTTCGAACTATCAAGCA GATGATGTGAAAGCTGATCTGAGGCAATTTCAGAAAAGGAATGGCAATATGCTTCGGAACTACAAAGAG TTACCTCTTGGGACCGAAGATGGGACAGAAAACTTGCATGCGGTTTATGAACGAGAAGATGGTCCTTTACTTGGCAGACAAGGTGCCAAACCGAATTCAGCGGCTCGTGGCCCAAAGCAAAACCTATTGACACTTGAAACTTTATCTTCCGACCCTCAGCATAGAGAAAGAATCACAGAGGAATTTATGGATCACAGTGCCCAGAAACAAGTTAACCCAATGTTGCGACGTTTGCCTCCAAAAATTTTCTCACCTCGAAATGATAGATATGCACCTGCTCCAGAGGAGAAACATAAACTTGAACTGAACAGCAAACCCTTGCCAAGGCCAATTGAGACTAAAAGAATACTAGAGTGTCTCCCTACTAGATTAGAGTGCAGATTGTATAATCCAAAGGAAATCGCGAAGGCGACCAATAATTTCTCAGAAGACCTGAAGGTTGGGGAAGGAGGTTATGGACCAGTCTATAAAGCTACACTTAATAATACCCCTGTTGCAGTCAAGATTCTTCACTCCAATGTAACTCAAGGCCTGAAACAGTTTCAACAGGAG ATTGATCTGCTGAACAACCTTCGGCATCCCAACATGGTACAACTAGTGGGTGCTTGTCCCGAGTATGGTTGCCTAATATACGAGTACATGCCGAATGGTAGCCTCGAGGACCGGCTCTATTGTCGTTCAAACACTCCGCCACTGCCATGGCAGCTCCGTTTCAAGATTTCAGTGGAGTTAGCCACTGGCCTGCTCTACCTACACCAAATGAAGCCTGAAGCCTTTGTTCACCGAGACCTCAAGCCTGGGAACATCCTCCTTGGCGAAGATTTTGTCTGCAAGATCGCCGATGTTGGTCTCGCCCGCATCATCCCCCGATCGATGGATGACACAAAGACGCAGTACCGGATGACCGACGCAGCGGGGACCTTTTGCTACATTGATCCTGAGTACCAGAAGACGGGACTGGTCAGCACAAAATCTGATGTGTATGCCCTCGGCATTATCTATCTTCAGATGATCACCGCAAAGGACGCCATGGGGCTCGCCTACGCTGTATCTGATGCACTGGAAGAAGGGACCTTTGAGGATCTCTTGGATAGCAGAGTGACTGGCTGGCCGGTGGAGGAGGCGAAGAGGTTTGCCGAGCTTGCACTGAAATGCTGCGAGCTGCGGCATAGAGACCGCCCCGATCTGGAATCTGTTGTGCTGCCTGAGCTAGTCCGTCTGCATGCACTAAGTGTGCCATCTGAACATCCTTCCGTGGACCAATCCCATCAGCGTTCAGCCAGTGACAAG GATTTAATTTTGATTGATGGCTTGTCTGAGATTCTTACCGAAGGTAGTGCGAAGGCAGGATCATTTTCAGCATAG
- the LOC123143837 gene encoding U-box domain-containing protein 52 isoform X2 — MLHTTPILTEAKRHDAAGKKAVALTAAMRRSGPKGRGSGGGEAEGKAAVAVDGDKSSQHALKWAADHVLSRSQPFFLVHVRRKNTALNPAGGKQFSTSHVQEDVAACFLAQLDLQTKELMLPFQCFCSRRGLQCRDVILDGTDVSKAIVDFVVKYNVDKIVLGASSKSAFARTIWKMDVATSVTKIAPNFCSVYVIAKGKLSTFRPATHAIDNDTSKEDTKSDAPGNGPLAVQSEPTPKFPGEEPSYRLMSTHAAAHIGTHFDEAAQHGNLKTLVRQKSADSHLSKTSSCPSEFIRVVNKQGNHLSPEYPENRRETLFLLNKDNEHPFQAPHEEYLGIDDNALSLEYNAYGSLTPTGECASSASNYQADDVKADLRQFQKRNGNMLRNYKELPLGTEDGTENLHAVYEREDGPLLGRQGAKPNSAARGPKQNLLTLETLSSDPQHRERITEEFMDHSAQKQVNPMLRRLPPKIFSPRNDRYAPAPEEKHKLELNSKPLPRPIETKRILECLPTRLECRLYNPKEIAKATNNFSEDLKVGEGGYGPVYKATLNNTPVAVKILHSNVTQGLKQFQQEIDLLNNLRHPNMVQLVGACPEYGCLIYEYMPNGSLEDRLYCRSNTPPLPWQLRFKISVELATGLLYLHQMKPEAFVHRDLKPGNILLGEDFVCKIADVGLARIIPRSMDDTKTQYRMTDAAGTFCYIDPEYQKTGLVSTKSDVYALGIIYLQMITAKDAMGLAYAVSDALEEGTFEDLLDSRVTGWPVEEAKRFAELALKCCELRHRDRPDLESVVLPELVRLHALSVPSEHPSVDQSHQRSASDKECRI, encoded by the exons ATGTTGCACACCACTCCGATCTTGACGGAGGCCAAGCGGCACGACGCCGCGGGCAAGAAGGCGGTCGCCCTCACGGCCGCGATGAGGCGCTCGGGGCCCAAGGGGCGCGGCAGCGGAGGGGGCGAGGCGGAGGGGAAGGCGGCCGTCGCCGTCGACGGCGACAAGAGCAGCCAGCACGCGCTCAAGTGGGCCGCCGACCACGTCCTCTCCCGCTCCCAGCCCTTCTTCCTGGTCCACGTCCGCCGCAAGAACACCGCCCTCAACCCCGCCG GTGGGAAGCAGTTCTCCACGTCGCACGTGCAGGAGGATGTCGCGGCCTGTTTTCTTGCCCAGCTGGATCTTCAGACCAAAGAGCTGATGCTGCCTTTCCAATGCTTCTGCAGCAGAAGAGGG TTGCAATGCAGGGATGTCATTCTTGATGGAACAGATGTGTCAAAAGCTATTGTGGACTTTGTTGTAAAATATAATGTTGACAAGATTGTGCTGGGAGCATCATCTAAGAGTGCATTTGCAAG AacaatttggaaaatggatgtggcTACATCTGTTACAAAAATTGCACCAAACTTCTGTTCGGTGTATGTGATTGCAAAAGGAAAGTTGTCTACTTTTAGGCCAGCCACTCATGCAATCGACAATGATACAAGCAAAGAGGATACGAAATCTGATGCACCTGGCAATGGGCCTTTAGCTGTACAAA GTGAACCAACACCCAAGTTCCCTGGAGAAGAACCTTCTTACAG GCTGATGTCGACACACGCTGCTGCGCACATCGGTACCCATTTTGATGAAGCAGCACAACATGGCAACCTCAAGACACTAGTTCGACAGAAAAGTGCCGATTCACATCTTTCAAAAACATCTTCATGTCCAAGTGAATTCATAAGAGTTGTGAATAAACAAGGCAATCATTTGTCTCCAGAATATCCTGAGAATCGTAGAGAAACCTTGTTTTTGCTAAATAAGGACAATGAGCATCCATTCCAGGCTCCACATGAAGAATACTTGGGCATTGATGATAATGCACTTAGTCTTGAATATAATGCCTATGGCTCTTTAACCCCAACTGGAGAATGTGCTTCATCAGCTTCGAACTATCAAGCA GATGATGTGAAAGCTGATCTGAGGCAATTTCAGAAAAGGAATGGCAATATGCTTCGGAACTACAAAGAG TTACCTCTTGGGACCGAAGATGGGACAGAAAACTTGCATGCGGTTTATGAACGAGAAGATGGTCCTTTACTTGGCAGACAAGGTGCCAAACCGAATTCAGCGGCTCGTGGCCCAAAGCAAAACCTATTGACACTTGAAACTTTATCTTCCGACCCTCAGCATAGAGAAAGAATCACAGAGGAATTTATGGATCACAGTGCCCAGAAACAAGTTAACCCAATGTTGCGACGTTTGCCTCCAAAAATTTTCTCACCTCGAAATGATAGATATGCACCTGCTCCAGAGGAGAAACATAAACTTGAACTGAACAGCAAACCCTTGCCAAGGCCAATTGAGACTAAAAGAATACTAGAGTGTCTCCCTACTAGATTAGAGTGCAGATTGTATAATCCAAAGGAAATCGCGAAGGCGACCAATAATTTCTCAGAAGACCTGAAGGTTGGGGAAGGAGGTTATGGACCAGTCTATAAAGCTACACTTAATAATACCCCTGTTGCAGTCAAGATTCTTCACTCCAATGTAACTCAAGGCCTGAAACAGTTTCAACAGGAG ATTGATCTGCTGAACAACCTTCGGCATCCCAACATGGTACAACTAGTGGGTGCTTGTCCCGAGTATGGTTGCCTAATATACGAGTACATGCCGAATGGTAGCCTCGAGGACCGGCTCTATTGTCGTTCAAACACTCCGCCACTGCCATGGCAGCTCCGTTTCAAGATTTCAGTGGAGTTAGCCACTGGCCTGCTCTACCTACACCAAATGAAGCCTGAAGCCTTTGTTCACCGAGACCTCAAGCCTGGGAACATCCTCCTTGGCGAAGATTTTGTCTGCAAGATCGCCGATGTTGGTCTCGCCCGCATCATCCCCCGATCGATGGATGACACAAAGACGCAGTACCGGATGACCGACGCAGCGGGGACCTTTTGCTACATTGATCCTGAGTACCAGAAGACGGGACTGGTCAGCACAAAATCTGATGTGTATGCCCTCGGCATTATCTATCTTCAGATGATCACCGCAAAGGACGCCATGGGGCTCGCCTACGCTGTATCTGATGCACTGGAAGAAGGGACCTTTGAGGATCTCTTGGATAGCAGAGTGACTGGCTGGCCGGTGGAGGAGGCGAAGAGGTTTGCCGAGCTTGCACTGAAATGCTGCGAGCTGCGGCATAGAGACCGCCCCGATCTGGAATCTGTTGTGCTGCCTGAGCTAGTCCGTCTGCATGCACTAAGTGTGCCATCTGAACATCCTTCCGTGGACCAATCCCATCAGCGTTCAGCCAGTGACAAG GAATGCAGGATTTAA